A single window of Nocardia sp. NBC_01327 DNA harbors:
- a CDS encoding DUF6881 domain-containing protein: MSDIVRQQELIDLTVESLWQVAPVDWTEIEVTYKAAGASRRLNTQLRTMNGFSDKFDDPIFFPSSVLELRDLMYVPGLGTWFTFQLTISCTGDVITEFDYDMPDENSVAWMDFEGDLESYPRNTTPKWMKEAIERGQSLRDGDENSVEVVDLQPRSSGTDMNCISVGGIEQERALMLASDFVPGDQSWRYIQVLSALGSRIEPILVFSEILGGGFERRRIEFYRDGHVGLASRYRTTGGTSLDGDPIESASEISEEVGLTALEISAVEFQAEWIAAGGWQA, from the coding sequence ATGTCAGACATAGTCCGCCAGCAGGAACTTATTGATCTTACCGTTGAAAGCCTCTGGCAGGTTGCTCCGGTTGACTGGACAGAAATCGAGGTAACATACAAGGCTGCAGGTGCATCTCGGCGTTTGAATACTCAGTTGCGAACGATGAATGGTTTCAGCGACAAGTTCGACGACCCCATTTTTTTCCCGTCTTCTGTTCTGGAACTGAGAGATCTGATGTATGTTCCAGGATTGGGTACATGGTTCACATTTCAACTGACCATAAGCTGCACGGGTGACGTTATCACAGAGTTTGACTACGATATGCCTGATGAAAATTCTGTTGCTTGGATGGATTTTGAAGGTGATCTTGAATCATATCCCCGCAATACGACTCCAAAATGGATGAAAGAGGCAATCGAACGCGGACAATCCCTTCGGGATGGCGATGAAAATTCGGTCGAAGTAGTCGATCTTCAACCTCGAAGCTCCGGAACGGATATGAATTGCATTTCAGTTGGCGGAATAGAACAAGAACGGGCCTTAATGTTGGCGTCAGACTTTGTTCCTGGAGACCAGAGTTGGCGGTACATCCAAGTTCTGAGCGCCCTCGGCTCCCGAATCGAGCCCATTCTAGTATTTAGTGAGATCTTGGGCGGCGGATTCGAAAGACGCCGAATCGAGTTTTATCGTGACGGTCATGTCGGTCTCGCCAGTCGATACCGGACAACTGGCGGGACGTCACTTGACGGTGACCCGATAGAATCGGCAAGTGAAATATCCGAGGAAGTAGGACTGACCGCTTTAGAAATATCAGCAGTAGAATTTCAGGCGGAATGGATCGCTGCTGGCGGGTGGCAGGCATGA
- a CDS encoding DUF5361 domain-containing protein produces the protein MRQLSTETLSWRDLKAITKFLPPDSALTRCLYPEINRWQLDQYLLAEMADCLRWLVWSKSDDARHGRNRPEPIPRPGLESGRERVGTAADINQINEFLGWSQ, from the coding sequence TTGCGCCAGCTCAGCACGGAAACACTGAGCTGGCGTGACCTCAAGGCCATCACGAAGTTCCTGCCACCTGACTCGGCGCTCACGCGCTGTCTGTATCCCGAGATCAACCGGTGGCAGCTGGACCAGTACCTACTCGCGGAAATGGCCGACTGCCTGCGCTGGCTCGTGTGGTCCAAGAGCGACGACGCCCGGCACGGCCGCAACCGGCCGGAACCGATTCCGCGCCCCGGCCTCGAGTCGGGCCGCGAAAGAGTCGGCACGGCAGCGGATATCAACCAGATCAACGAGTTCCTCGGCTGGAGCCAGTAG
- a CDS encoding phage tail tube protein → MALPSSKYIGSGTPNIAVTGGVLVAPIGTVLPATAADIINASFKPLGYVSEDGIESQGERKVETVKDWNADIIAKLQTEHSVRFGLTLYAAWDKDVLSEVFGPGNLTVTPATATTGTLLKINETGAVLPRRAWVFDMLNDKKKLRIVLPNAQISSVTEKKFVSNELAGFTITVEAFKDDTGIKAYRYLDDGVTTA, encoded by the coding sequence ATGGCTCTGCCTTCCAGCAAGTACATCGGCTCCGGCACCCCGAACATCGCGGTCACCGGTGGCGTTCTCGTCGCCCCGATCGGTACCGTGCTTCCGGCCACTGCGGCCGACATCATCAATGCCTCGTTCAAGCCGCTGGGTTACGTCTCCGAAGACGGGATCGAGTCGCAGGGTGAGCGCAAGGTCGAGACGGTCAAGGACTGGAACGCCGATATCATCGCCAAGCTGCAGACCGAGCATTCGGTGCGCTTCGGCCTGACCCTGTACGCCGCGTGGGACAAGGACGTGCTGTCCGAGGTCTTCGGTCCGGGCAACCTGACCGTCACCCCGGCCACCGCCACCACCGGCACCCTGCTGAAGATCAATGAGACCGGTGCGGTGCTGCCGCGCCGCGCCTGGGTCTTCGACATGCTGAACGACAAGAAGAAGCTGCGCATCGTGCTGCCGAACGCACAGATCTCCTCGGTCACCGAGAAGAAGTTCGTCTCGAACGAACTGGCCGGCTTCACCATCACCGTCGAGGCGTTCAAGGACGACACCGGTATCAAGGCGTACCGCTACCTCGACGACGGCGTCACCACCGCCTAA